From a region of the Deltaproteobacteria bacterium genome:
- a CDS encoding phosphomethylpyrimidine synthase has translation MTIKDQAKQGIISQLIERCALDENLDPKILVQAVGAGEVVIPHNRHVHLSRPMAIGKGISTKVNANIGTSKDHPELKPELEKLKVALDAGAHTIMDLSTGGPIKEIRQAIRDACPVPLGTVPIYQAAVETVERRKRSICEMEVDDLLRVIEEHGQEGVDFVTIHCGLTLKAMEHLRLRERVMGVVSRGGSFILEWMTYNQKENPLFERFDDILAIAREHELTLSLGDGLRPGCLMDATDGAQVHELIVLGELTVRAWDAGVQVIIEGPGHMSMDQIPANILLEKKLCHGAPFYVLGPLATDIAPGYDHITSAIGGAIAAAAGADFLCYVTPAEHLKLPSLEDVKEGVIASLIAAHAADIVKEVPGAIEKDRMMAEARRHLDWKTQIELSIDPEKARLYREEGGEYHGPTCTMCGEYCAIKTYQRAMRRGRNALKGNERK, from the coding sequence ATGACCATAAAAGATCAAGCAAAACAAGGCATAATATCCCAACTTATTGAGCGCTGCGCCCTGGACGAGAACCTGGATCCCAAGATTCTGGTTCAGGCCGTTGGGGCAGGTGAAGTGGTTATACCGCATAACAGGCATGTGCATCTTAGCCGTCCCATGGCAATAGGAAAAGGTATTTCCACCAAAGTTAATGCAAATATAGGCACTTCAAAGGATCATCCTGAGCTGAAACCCGAACTGGAGAAGCTCAAAGTGGCCCTGGATGCCGGAGCTCACACGATAATGGATCTCTCCACAGGAGGCCCGATAAAGGAAATACGCCAGGCTATCAGGGACGCCTGTCCCGTACCTCTGGGCACAGTTCCCATATATCAAGCTGCTGTTGAGACAGTGGAGCGGCGAAAGCGTTCGATATGCGAAATGGAGGTAGACGACCTGTTGAGAGTAATTGAGGAGCATGGCCAGGAGGGGGTGGATTTCGTGACAATTCACTGTGGCCTGACACTCAAGGCTATGGAGCACCTCCGGTTGAGGGAGCGCGTAATGGGGGTGGTCAGCAGGGGAGGTTCCTTTATCCTGGAGTGGATGACATACAACCAGAAGGAAAACCCACTCTTTGAGCGTTTTGATGATATCCTGGCAATAGCTCGGGAGCACGAACTCACATTGAGCCTTGGTGACGGTCTTAGGCCGGGGTGCCTGATGGATGCAACAGACGGTGCACAGGTGCATGAGTTGATAGTCTTGGGAGAGCTTACAGTGAGGGCATGGGATGCGGGTGTACAGGTGATAATTGAAGGGCCCGGCCACATGTCAATGGACCAGATACCGGCCAACATCCTTCTGGAAAAGAAGCTCTGTCACGGAGCCCCCTTTTATGTACTTGGTCCCCTGGCAACAGATATCGCCCCCGGGTATGATCATATTACCAGTGCCATCGGCGGGGCCATTGCAGCAGCAGCCGGGGCTGACTTTCTCTGTTACGTGACTCCTGCCGAACACCTGAAGCTACCGTCACTGGAAGATGTGAAAGAAGGGGTGATCGCCTCCCTTATTGCGGCTCACGCGGCTGATATAGTAAAGGAAGTTCCCGGTGCCATAGAAAAAGATCGAATGATGGCCGAGGCCAGGCGCCACCTTGATTGGAAGACACAGATAGAGCTTTCCATAGATCCTGAAAAGGCCCGCCTCTATCGTGAAGAAGGCGGAGAATACCATGGACCGACCTGCACGATGTGCGGGGAATACTGCGCGATCAAGACCTACCAAAGGGCTATGAGAAGAGGCCGTAATGCCCTAAAGGGCAATGAGAGGAAATGA
- the thiD gene encoding bifunctional hydroxymethylpyrimidine kinase/phosphomethylpyrimidine kinase: MNPGPVLTVAGSDSGGGAGLQQDLKVFTVLGTYGSSVVTAITVQNTLGVQAVEPVDPDFVVKQLNAVLEDIRPVAVKTGMLATAEIVETVADRLGRYANKGAVIVVDPVMISKSGHRLLDQDAVDVLKNKLLPVADVFTPNIPEAEALLGRRIQTPEDMRFAAADLLELADCPSVVLKGGHLHAHDPVDILAYKEGVVEITGNRISTTRHTHGTGCTFSAALLVFLARGLGMEKAVRKAKEFVTQAIRGAVPVGKGISPTNPLSMIENDIARYPVIEALEKAWKHLLSFPCRPLVPEVQINLGYALPWASSVQDVAAFPGRIVALEEGVARIRGPAYGASSHVARIILTAMGHDRTCRSAMNIRYDPGYLKRAQDLGYLMAGFSRKDEPIEVKAREGSTLVWGVRRAIEGAGMVPDIIHDSGDIGKEPIIRILGHDPLEAVDKALRLAGFL, encoded by the coding sequence ATGAATCCGGGCCCAGTACTTACCGTTGCCGGTTCCGACTCTGGCGGTGGCGCCGGTCTTCAACAAGACCTGAAGGTCTTTACGGTTCTCGGAACCTATGGCTCAAGCGTTGTTACCGCAATTACTGTTCAGAATACCCTGGGAGTTCAGGCGGTTGAGCCTGTAGATCCGGATTTTGTGGTGAAGCAGCTCAATGCCGTACTTGAAGATATTCGCCCGGTAGCCGTCAAGACCGGTATGCTGGCTACTGCAGAAATTGTGGAGACCGTTGCGGATCGTCTGGGTCGATACGCCAACAAGGGTGCCGTAATAGTGGTGGACCCCGTCATGATTTCCAAGAGCGGGCATAGACTCCTGGATCAAGACGCCGTAGATGTCTTAAAGAATAAACTCCTTCCTGTTGCGGACGTATTTACACCCAATATTCCGGAGGCTGAAGCCCTTCTCGGCCGGCGTATTCAGACTCCGGAAGATATGCGATTTGCCGCCGCTGATCTCCTCGAGCTTGCGGATTGCCCTTCTGTCGTTCTGAAAGGAGGGCATCTCCATGCCCATGATCCAGTGGATATTCTGGCCTATAAAGAAGGTGTTGTTGAAATAACAGGCAACCGTATTTCCACAACACGACACACCCATGGAACCGGATGTACTTTTTCTGCCGCACTTTTAGTATTTCTGGCTCGTGGGTTGGGAATGGAAAAGGCCGTCCGCAAGGCCAAGGAATTTGTGACCCAGGCAATCAGGGGAGCAGTGCCTGTGGGCAAAGGAATAAGCCCAACCAATCCTTTGAGTATGATCGAAAACGATATTGCTCGTTACCCTGTAATCGAGGCCCTTGAGAAGGCATGGAAGCACCTGTTGTCATTTCCTTGTCGCCCTCTGGTCCCAGAGGTCCAAATAAATCTTGGTTATGCCCTTCCGTGGGCAAGCTCTGTGCAGGATGTGGCTGCTTTTCCGGGGAGAATCGTGGCCCTGGAAGAAGGTGTGGCCAGGATAAGGGGTCCGGCCTATGGGGCATCAAGTCATGTGGCCAGGATAATATTGACCGCGATGGGTCATGATCGTACATGCAGGTCTGCCATGAATATCCGCTATGATCCCGGATATCTTAAACGGGCACAGGACCTCGGTTACTTAATGGCCGGGTTCTCCAGAAAGGATGAACCTATAGAAGTAAAAGCCAGGGAGGGTTCTACCCTGGTATGGGGGGTAAGAAGGGCCATTGAAGGAGCTGGTATGGTACCTGACATCATACATGATTCAGGGGATATAGGAAAAGAGCCGATAATTCGAATCCTGGGACATGATCCTTTGGAGGCGGTGGACAAGGCCTTGAGATTGGCTGGTTTTTTGTAG
- a CDS encoding inositol monophosphatase yields MKRIESCMTCCGPELANILKIAVRAALKAGKALRELYDKPHQVSHKGDIDLVTEADMSSERTIFAVLHKARLNAEILTEESHPVYNEIPTGPVWIIDPLDGTTNFVHGFPWFAVSIAYAEGDRNRVGVIYCPMQNELFCGCVDGGAWLNGKPISVSRVRVLDESLLATGFPYDVRQKPSEVMDLLEAVLTRAQGIRRAGAAALDLAYVACGRLDGFWEIKLKPWDTAAGQLLLEEAGGKISDLRGGTYSPFIPEILATNGLIHEELLSVIKAVPDHI; encoded by the coding sequence ATGAAAAGAATTGAAAGCTGTATGACATGCTGCGGGCCGGAGTTGGCGAACATATTAAAAATAGCGGTAAGGGCTGCCCTAAAGGCCGGAAAGGCCTTAAGGGAATTATACGACAAGCCTCACCAGGTAAGCCATAAGGGTGATATAGACCTTGTTACTGAAGCCGACATGTCCTCAGAGAGAACTATATTTGCCGTGTTGCACAAGGCCCGACTCAATGCCGAAATCCTTACCGAAGAATCACACCCTGTCTATAACGAGATCCCGACCGGTCCGGTCTGGATCATTGATCCCCTTGACGGCACAACTAATTTTGTCCATGGTTTTCCATGGTTTGCCGTATCCATTGCCTATGCCGAAGGGGACAGAAATCGGGTAGGAGTCATATATTGCCCTATGCAAAACGAACTCTTTTGCGGATGTGTCGATGGCGGGGCCTGGCTCAACGGCAAGCCCATAAGTGTATCAAGGGTCCGGGTCTTAGATGAATCCCTCCTGGCAACAGGCTTTCCCTATGATGTCCGCCAGAAACCCTCTGAAGTCATGGATCTGCTTGAGGCGGTCTTGACCCGGGCACAGGGGATCCGCCGGGCAGGGGCGGCTGCCCTGGACCTGGCCTATGTGGCCTGCGGGCGGCTGGACGGCTTCTGGGAGATTAAACTCAAGCCCTGGGATACAGCCGCAGGCCAACTACTGCTGGAAGAAGCCGGAGGTAAAATATCAGACCTTCGGGGCGGCACCTATTCTCCGTTTATTCCTGAAATATTGGCAACTAACGGCCTGATCCATGAAGAATTGCTATCCGTGATCAAGGCCGTGCCAGACCATATCTGA
- a CDS encoding co-chaperone GroES, translated as MKIRPLHDRILVKRLQEEEKSKGGIIIPDTAKEKPAEGRVISAGNGKILENGEIKPLDVKEGDRILFGKYSGTEVKVGGEEYLIMREDDVLGIIEE; from the coding sequence ATGAAAATTCGTCCTCTGCACGACCGCATTTTGGTAAAACGCTTACAGGAAGAAGAGAAGAGCAAGGGTGGAATCATCATCCCCGACACCGCAAAGGAAAAACCGGCCGAGGGAAGGGTAATCTCTGCCGGAAACGGCAAGATCCTTGAAAACGGCGAGATCAAACCCCTGGATGTAAAGGAGGGAGACCGCATCCTGTTCGGAAAATACTCAGGCACGGAAGTAAAGGTCGGAGGAGAAGAGTACCTTATAATGAGGGAAGACGACGTCCTTGGTATCATCGAAGAATAG
- the groL gene encoding chaperonin GroEL — translation MSAKEIKYNIKAREAMLAGIDSLSNAVKVTLGPKGRNVIIEKSFGSPVITKDGVTVAKEIELENKFENMGAQMVKEVASKTSDVAGDGTTTATILAQAIYTEGSKLVAAGVNPMALKRGIDKAVDTIVEELKKISKPTKDQKEIAQVGTISANNDLTIGNIIAEAMDKVGKEGVITVEEAKAMETSLDVVEGMQFDRGYSSPYFATDPEKMECVLEDPYILIHEKKISNMKDLLPILEQIAKMGKPLMIISEDVEGEALATLVVNKLRGTLQVCAVKAPGFGDRRKAMMEDIAILTGGNMVAEDLGIKLENVSVNDLGSAKRVVVDKDSTTIIDGAGSKDKIEGRVRQIRTQIDETTSDYDREKLQERLAKLIGGVAVINVGAATETEMKEKKARVEDALNATRAAVEEGIIPGGGTAYLRCMDALKDLKIDDEDEKHGVNIVNRALEEPLRQIACNAGHEGSVVVEHVKSKTGNTGFNAEKGEYEDLMQSGIIDPTKVARIALQNAASVSALLITTEAMVAEIPKEEPAGGGMPHGGMPSGAMM, via the coding sequence ATGTCAGCCAAAGAAATCAAGTATAACATAAAGGCCAGAGAGGCCATGTTAGCAGGCATAGACTCCCTGTCCAATGCAGTCAAGGTCACACTTGGCCCCAAGGGCCGCAACGTCATTATCGAGAAATCCTTCGGCTCTCCTGTCATCACAAAGGATGGCGTTACAGTGGCCAAGGAAATCGAGCTTGAGAACAAGTTTGAAAACATGGGGGCACAGATGGTAAAGGAGGTGGCCTCCAAGACCAGTGACGTTGCCGGAGACGGTACCACCACCGCCACCATACTCGCCCAGGCCATATATACAGAAGGCTCAAAGCTTGTGGCTGCCGGAGTTAATCCCATGGCACTCAAGAGGGGAATTGACAAGGCAGTCGATACTATCGTAGAAGAGCTCAAAAAAATAAGCAAGCCCACCAAAGACCAGAAGGAGATCGCCCAGGTAGGTACGATATCCGCAAACAATGACCTTACCATTGGCAACATTATCGCCGAGGCCATGGATAAGGTCGGCAAGGAAGGGGTCATTACTGTAGAAGAGGCCAAGGCCATGGAGACCTCGCTTGACGTGGTGGAAGGCATGCAGTTTGACCGCGGTTACAGCTCTCCCTATTTTGCAACTGACCCCGAGAAAATGGAGTGCGTGCTGGAAGATCCCTATATCCTGATCCACGAGAAAAAGATCAGCAACATGAAAGACCTTCTGCCGATCCTTGAACAAATCGCAAAGATGGGCAAACCCCTCATGATCATATCCGAGGATGTTGAGGGCGAAGCCCTGGCTACACTGGTAGTAAACAAGCTCAGGGGGACCCTCCAGGTCTGCGCAGTGAAGGCCCCGGGTTTCGGTGACAGGCGCAAGGCCATGATGGAGGATATCGCCATCCTGACAGGAGGCAATATGGTAGCAGAAGACCTGGGCATCAAGCTCGAAAACGTATCTGTCAATGACCTCGGATCGGCAAAGAGGGTTGTAGTCGACAAAGACAGCACCACCATTATTGACGGCGCAGGCTCCAAGGACAAGATCGAGGGCCGCGTGAGGCAGATCCGCACACAGATCGACGAAACAACCTCTGACTATGACCGGGAAAAGCTGCAGGAGCGCCTGGCCAAACTCATCGGCGGAGTGGCTGTCATTAACGTCGGCGCAGCCACTGAGACCGAGATGAAGGAAAAGAAGGCAAGGGTGGAAGATGCCCTTAACGCCACCAGGGCTGCGGTGGAAGAGGGAATAATCCCCGGCGGCGGTACTGCCTACCTGCGTTGCATGGATGCACTGAAAGATCTCAAGATAGATGACGAAGACGAAAAGCACGGGGTCAACATCGTCAACAGGGCCCTTGAGGAGCCTCTCCGGCAGATTGCCTGCAATGCAGGGCATGAAGGTTCCGTTGTTGTTGAACACGTCAAGTCCAAGACCGGAAACACCGGCTTCAATGCCGAAAAGGGAGAATATGAAGACCTTATGCAGTCCGGAATCATTGACCCGACAAAGGTCGCCCGCATAGCGCTTCAAAATGCAGCCAGCGTCTCCGCTCTGCTCATTACCACAGAGGCCATGGTCGCCGAGATTCCCAAGGAGGAGCCGGCAGGAGGAGGCATGCCTCACGGCGGAATGCCCTCAGGCGCCATGATGTGA
- a CDS encoding transcriptional regulator, whose amino-acid sequence MNKLMKKTSRYLKAIADPTRLKILKLLQHRTSCVCELTSVLGLAQPTVSRHLRVLEDAGFVESERRGLRMDYVLTEDDAPPMVRQLMGLVEEWHEDDQEIKTLRDRLDVTVAEICGSIPVKEDHVSAQPERSEYSS is encoded by the coding sequence ATGAATAAATTGATGAAAAAGACATCCAGGTATCTCAAGGCCATTGCCGATCCGACTAGGTTAAAGATCCTTAAGCTTCTCCAGCATCGTACCTCTTGTGTATGTGAGCTGACCAGCGTTCTGGGTCTTGCCCAGCCCACGGTCTCACGCCATCTGCGAGTGCTGGAAGATGCGGGTTTTGTTGAGTCTGAGCGCAGAGGGCTCCGAATGGATTACGTGCTTACTGAAGATGATGCTCCGCCCATGGTAAGGCAACTCATGGGACTGGTGGAGGAGTGGCACGAAGATGATCAGGAGATCAAGACATTGAGGGATCGCCTGGATGTAACCGTGGCTGAGATATGCGGCAGCATTCCTGTGAAAGAGGATCATGTCTCAGCTCAGCCTGAAAGATCTGAGTATTCGTCCTGA
- the amrB gene encoding AmmeMemoRadiSam system protein B: protein MVRQPAVADQFYDGNPTRLHYELSKLIGPAREARPAKAIVAPHAGYMYSGAVAGAAYAQAEVPETVVILGPSHTGVGSPAAVMTSGAWSMPMGTVPISEDLAARIVELSDYLEDDALAHTYEHSLEVQIPFLQYRQSNLSIVPVCLKDLSFSVCKEIGSAIAEAVRRAGRPVLLVASTDMTHYESREQAEAKDRLAIDKILALDPQGLLETVRGHNISMCGVIPTTITLAASLALGASSAELIRYATSGDVTGDYRQVVGYASFIVE from the coding sequence ATGGTACGCCAACCTGCAGTAGCCGACCAGTTTTATGATGGAAATCCCACCAGGCTTCATTATGAGCTCAGCAAATTAATAGGTCCTGCAAGGGAAGCAAGACCGGCAAAGGCTATAGTTGCACCTCATGCCGGTTATATGTATTCCGGAGCCGTGGCCGGAGCAGCGTATGCCCAGGCAGAGGTGCCTGAAACCGTTGTCATTTTGGGTCCGAGCCATACAGGAGTTGGATCTCCGGCAGCAGTGATGACCAGTGGGGCATGGTCCATGCCTATGGGCACCGTCCCTATCTCGGAAGACCTTGCAGCCAGGATTGTCGAACTCTCCGATTATCTTGAAGATGATGCACTGGCACATACGTATGAACATTCACTGGAAGTCCAGATACCATTCCTGCAATACCGCCAGTCCAATTTGAGCATAGTTCCTGTTTGTCTTAAGGACCTGTCTTTTTCTGTATGTAAGGAGATAGGCTCTGCAATAGCAGAGGCGGTGAGACGGGCAGGAAGACCTGTATTGCTGGTCGCCAGCACCGATATGACTCATTATGAATCCCGGGAGCAGGCCGAGGCCAAAGACCGCCTGGCCATTGATAAGATCCTGGCTTTGGATCCCCAGGGTCTTTTGGAAACCGTAAGAGGCCATAATATATCGATGTGCGGAGTAATACCGACTACCATAACTCTGGCGGCCTCCCTGGCCCTGGGAGCAAGTTCCGCTGAACTCATTCGATACGCCACATCAGGCGATGTGACAGGAGACTACAGACAGGTCGTTGGATATGCAAGCTTTATTGTTGAGTGA
- a CDS encoding biotin--[acetyl-CoA-carboxylase] ligase, whose product MHHQSRDFVINTDLDAETREKILRRAGIVGREVYHYTSADRLMSLARQAILQADGNGTDLPSGCIWWADSLARARGRMGRIWWAPEGGLYLCLALYPSLLTRNWSFYNLGAGVAIAQVLRERGVSAKIRWINDVLINGRKVAGILTEVVRAPNSGQTYLLFGIGINVNMETFPEDLVFATSLSIATCKHWSIKELAAQILARIGWLFGLIHQWESDCLDAEPVCVPQNPVIRAWNLLSDTPGRRVVYGLNAELDPELEAFAQGLAPDGSLRLILDNGEEVRVNSGEIRYV is encoded by the coding sequence ATGCATCATCAAAGCCGTGATTTTGTTATAAATACGGACCTGGACGCAGAGACAAGAGAAAAAATCCTGAGAAGGGCAGGGATTGTCGGCCGCGAGGTCTATCATTACACAAGTGCCGACAGGCTTATGTCCCTTGCAAGGCAAGCTATACTCCAGGCCGACGGCAACGGAACCGATCTTCCATCCGGCTGCATCTGGTGGGCGGACTCTCTTGCCCGGGCCAGGGGCAGAATGGGACGGATCTGGTGGGCCCCCGAAGGCGGGCTGTATTTATGCCTGGCCCTGTATCCATCACTTCTGACCCGGAACTGGTCATTTTACAATCTGGGAGCGGGAGTAGCTATTGCCCAGGTTCTGAGGGAAAGAGGGGTATCGGCAAAGATCCGTTGGATTAATGATGTATTGATAAATGGACGCAAGGTGGCCGGCATCCTCACGGAAGTGGTAAGAGCGCCCAACTCAGGCCAGACATATCTCCTCTTTGGCATAGGGATCAATGTAAATATGGAGACCTTCCCTGAAGATCTCGTATTTGCCACATCTCTTTCCATAGCTACATGTAAACACTGGTCCATAAAAGAGCTTGCAGCCCAGATCCTGGCACGGATCGGCTGGCTCTTCGGGCTTATCCACCAGTGGGAATCAGACTGCCTGGATGCCGAACCTGTTTGCGTGCCGCAAAACCCTGTGATAAGGGCATGGAATCTTCTGAGCGACACCCCGGGGCGCAGGGTGGTCTACGGACTGAATGCCGAACTCGACCCGGAGCTTGAAGCATTTGCCCAGGGACTTGCACCTGACGGAAGCCTCAGGCTGATCCTGGATAATGGTGAAGAGGTCAGGGTTAACTCAGGAGAGATCCGCTACGTTTAG
- a CDS encoding peptide chain release factor 2 (programmed frameshift) — MNTTTDKTTINIQELKERLQDLGGRLELLRGYFDREGLDKRLAEIDKEMLRRDFWEDPKSRELLKERSLLIEQKDNLDGLSGQYEEFHLLLEMAEEEEDLSALEDVSDGTKRLDKEIRRLELSRLLSDPHDRNNAIVTIHAGAGGTEAQDWADMLLRMYLRWCDRRGIMVEMLDLMPGDEAGTKSVTFLAKGLYAYGYLKSEAGVHRLVRISPFDASGRRHTSFASVFVAPELDETIEVDINEKDLRIDTYRASGAGGQHVNKTSSAVRITHLPTGIVVQCQNQRSQHKNRAIAMKILQARLFEREKAKKDAEKQQVHDKKKEIAWGSQIRSYVLQPYQLVKDHRTGVEIGNVGDVLNGNLDPLIEAYLQEQA; from the exons ATGAATACAACTACAGATAAAACAACAATAAATATACAGGAATTAAAGGAGCGCTTGCAGGACCTTGGCGGACGTTTAGAGCTCCTGAGGGGTTAT TTTGATCGGGAGGGACTGGATAAACGTCTTGCTGAAATAGACAAGGAGATGCTCCGCAGGGATTTCTGGGAAGACCCTAAGTCCAGGGAATTATTAAAGGAGCGCTCTTTGCTGATAGAGCAAAAAGATAATTTGGACGGCCTTTCCGGGCAGTATGAAGAGTTTCACTTACTGCTTGAAATGGCAGAAGAGGAAGAGGATTTATCCGCCCTTGAGGATGTAAGTGATGGAACGAAACGACTTGATAAAGAGATACGCAGGCTTGAACTCTCAAGACTCCTTTCAGATCCGCACGACCGCAATAATGCCATTGTGACAATTCATGCCGGTGCAGGAGGGACCGAGGCCCAGGACTGGGCCGATATGTTGCTTAGAATGTATCTCCGCTGGTGTGACAGGCGGGGGATCATGGTCGAGATGCTGGATCTCATGCCTGGAGATGAGGCAGGCACAAAGAGCGTGACATTTCTTGCCAAGGGACTTTATGCATACGGCTACCTGAAGTCTGAGGCCGGTGTGCACCGCCTTGTCCGCATTTCGCCCTTTGATGCTTCGGGGAGGCGGCATACCTCCTTTGCCTCTGTATTTGTAGCTCCGGAACTTGATGAGACCATAGAAGTTGACATTAATGAAAAGGATCTGCGCATAGATACGTACCGGGCCAGTGGAGCCGGCGGGCAACACGTTAACAAGACCAGTTCCGCTGTCCGCATCACTCACCTGCCAACCGGGATAGTTGTCCAGTGTCAGAATCAGAGGTCCCAGCATAAAAACCGTGCCATTGCCATGAAGATATTGCAGGCCAGGCTCTTTGAACGGGAAAAGGCGAAGAAGGACGCGGAAAAGCAGCAGGTACATGACAAGAAGAAGGAGATAGCCTGGGGAAGCCAGATCAGGTCCTATGTGCTTCAGCCCTATCAACTGGTCAAGGACCATCGCACAGGCGTAGAGATAGGCAATGTGGGTGATGTGCTGAACGGAAATCTGGATCCGTTGATCGAGGCGTATTTGCAGGAACAGGCCTAA
- the lnt gene encoding apolipoprotein N-acyltransferase yields MQIVGIKVSWFPAVLSGLLLSVCFPPFSCFPVAAFALAPLIEAVWGREWRYAGRMGFLAGIVHFGTLLWWISPTISQYGNLSDWVAWPVFGLLMCYLAVYPAIWSGLTGYWTAGRSRLPSSLALAGTWTLLEWTRGHALSGFPWGYLAYTLEPVPSMIQTAEIWGPYGLTFLIVLLNVLIWKFCKCILNAGTEDSAFSQSRRVGLTQLCLFLACLVCLWFFGKWRMVEVAHNDDRLPELAVAAIQGAIPQDRKWDPAFQVSTLNTYAGLSSKAAEGFDDSGASSDNGVKVSSGLVVWPETATPFYFQVPSPLSEKVRSVARDLDIVLLFGSPAYRFNGAGKAEYLNSVYVLDSDGAVAGRYDKRHLVPFGEYLPWGWVTSWARDLIPAVGQFSAGITSRPLSCGDLRIGVLICFESIFPSLSRETVLEGANFLAVLTNDAWFGRTGTPYQHEIMSVFRAVETRRWVVRAANTGISSLIGPCGVRTAKTSLFEPDHIEGRIHLRKGHTFYVKYGEIWLLLFCLFWAVVPFWRKVPKEV; encoded by the coding sequence ATGCAAATAGTCGGAATCAAGGTGTCCTGGTTTCCCGCCGTACTCTCAGGTCTCCTGTTGAGTGTCTGCTTTCCGCCTTTTTCCTGTTTTCCTGTAGCTGCATTTGCCCTTGCGCCCTTGATAGAGGCCGTATGGGGCAGGGAATGGCGCTATGCGGGCCGGATGGGATTTCTGGCCGGTATTGTCCATTTCGGCACACTCCTGTGGTGGATATCGCCTACCATTTCTCAATATGGGAATCTGTCTGATTGGGTTGCGTGGCCAGTGTTCGGGTTACTGATGTGCTATCTCGCTGTTTATCCTGCCATCTGGTCCGGCCTTACAGGTTATTGGACTGCCGGCAGGTCCCGCCTGCCTTCATCGCTTGCCCTTGCCGGAACCTGGACTCTGCTTGAATGGACCAGGGGCCATGCCTTGAGCGGATTTCCATGGGGATATCTGGCCTACACTCTGGAACCTGTTCCATCCATGATCCAGACAGCAGAGATTTGGGGGCCTTACGGGCTTACTTTTTTGATTGTTTTGCTGAACGTACTGATCTGGAAGTTTTGCAAGTGCATTCTGAATGCAGGCACAGAGGATTCGGCCTTTTCGCAGAGCAGGCGTGTAGGCCTGACGCAACTATGCCTGTTTCTGGCCTGCCTGGTGTGTTTGTGGTTTTTCGGCAAATGGCGTATGGTGGAGGTTGCTCATAATGATGATCGACTCCCTGAGCTCGCGGTTGCTGCCATACAGGGTGCGATTCCACAGGATAGAAAGTGGGATCCGGCCTTTCAGGTCTCGACGCTCAACACTTATGCCGGGCTCAGTTCAAAGGCCGCTGAAGGATTCGATGACTCAGGAGCGAGCAGTGACAATGGAGTCAAGGTATCTTCCGGACTGGTTGTCTGGCCGGAGACCGCCACTCCTTTTTATTTCCAGGTTCCAAGTCCATTAAGCGAAAAGGTGCGGTCCGTGGCGAGGGATCTTGATATTGTCCTGTTGTTCGGGAGCCCAGCGTACCGTTTCAATGGCGCGGGGAAAGCAGAATACTTGAACAGCGTCTATGTCCTTGATTCTGACGGTGCCGTTGCAGGGAGATATGACAAGAGGCATCTTGTCCCATTCGGGGAGTATCTTCCCTGGGGATGGGTGACCTCGTGGGCCCGGGACCTTATTCCTGCGGTAGGCCAATTCAGTGCGGGAATAACATCCAGGCCCCTGTCCTGCGGGGACCTTCGTATCGGCGTATTGATATGTTTTGAGAGCATATTCCCGAGCCTAAGCAGAGAAACCGTGCTGGAAGGGGCCAACTTCCTGGCCGTTCTCACAAATGATGCCTGGTTTGGCCGTACGGGGACACCTTATCAGCATGAGATCATGTCGGTATTCCGGGCTGTCGAGACCCGCAGGTGGGTGGTTCGGGCAGCCAATACGGGTATCAGTTCCCTGATCGGCCCATGCGGCGTGAGAACGGCAAAAACTTCCCTGTTTGAGCCAGATCATATAGAAGGGCGGATTCACCTTCGCAAAGGTCATACTTTTTATGTAAAATATGGAGAAATATGGTTATTATTATTTTGTCTATTTTGGGCCGTAGTTCCATTCTGGAGAAAAGTTCCAAAGGAGGTATAA